A single region of the Vicia villosa cultivar HV-30 ecotype Madison, WI linkage group LG4, Vvil1.0, whole genome shotgun sequence genome encodes:
- the LOC131596399 gene encoding uncharacterized protein LOC131596399 isoform X1 encodes MNGLGCHFLMILSCVLPNRYQETETETSTSNNKHIAKKHRKQTEKNMMRLSWSCLSLSNQQQQFRRFKITTHRLFAVTFLFSISFFLFSPQIPRSLKYHQFADLRNFIGVPNTVNVITNFPFLVVGVLGLVLTLEGGFFTISSQAETWAWILFYVGITGVAFGSVYYHLKPDNNRVLWDTLPMMVAYSSLFSSLVVERIGQRIGFCCMCTLLVAAFTSVVYERWLQSLRGYSALLDVPVSSSFSYCSSSIFVSLQLYSLKILVFINSAGIYLLAKFEAVSDRKLYRANNYVISGHSLEHLCLALIPFLLSVMLVYRERKFKRLGDVKDQL; translated from the exons ATGAATGGACTAGGTTGTCATTTTCTGATGATTCTCTCTTGTGTTCTACCAAACCGATACCAAGAAACAGAAACCGAAACAAGCACCAGCAACAACAAACACATAGCAAAAAAACACAGAAAACAGACAGAGAAAAACATGATGCGTTTGAGTTGGAGTTGTTTATCACTTTCGaaccaacaacaacaattcagaaGATTCAAGATAACAACTCATCGTCTTTTTGCTGTTACATTTCTCTTCTCCATCTCCTTCTTTCTTTTCTCTCCCCAAATTCCACGCTCTCTCAAGTACCACCAATTTGCTGACTTGCGCAATTTTATCG GAGTCCCCAATACGGTGAATGTGATCACAAATTTCCCATTTTTAGTTGTGGGTGTTCTTGGCTTAGTTCTCACTCTTGAAGGAGGTTTTTTTACCATAAG TTCTCAAGCAGAGACATGGGCTTGGATACTATTCTATGTTGGAATTACAGGGGTGGCTTTTGGTTCTGTTTATTACCATTTGAAGCCTGATAACAATAGGGTCTTGTGGGACACTTTGCCG ATGATGGTGGCATATTCCTCACTTTTCTCTAGTTTGGTAGTCGAGAGAATTGGTCAGCGGATTGGGTTTTGTTGTATGTGTACCCTCCTTGTTGCAGCCTTTACCAGCGTAGTTTATGAACG TTGGTTGCAGAGTTTACGGGGATATTCGGCTCTGCTTGATGTTCCAGTTAGTTCTTCCTTTAGCTATTGCAGCAGTAGCATTTTTGTATCCCTCCAACTATACTCACTCAAGATATTGGTTTTCATCAATAG CGCAGGAATTTATCTGCTAGCAAAATTTGAAGCTGTTTCGGACAGGAAACTCTATCGCGCAAATAACTACGTTATCAGCGGGCACTCTTTGGAACACTTGTGCTTAGCGCTTATCCCGTTTCTACTTAGTGTGATGCTCGTCTATAGGGAACGCAAGTTCAAAAg ATTAGGAGATGTTAAAGATCAGCTTTGA
- the LOC131596399 gene encoding uncharacterized protein LOC131596399 isoform X2 produces the protein MNGLGCHFLMILSCVLPNRYQETETETSTSNNKHIAKKHRKQTEKNMMRLSWSCLSLSNQQQQFRRFKITTHRLFAVTFLFSISFFLFSPQIPRSLKYHQFADLRNFIGVPNTVNVITNFPFLVVGVLGLVLTLEGGFFTISSQAETWAWILFYVGITGVAFGSVYYHLKPDNNRVLWDTLPMMVAYSSLFSSLVVERIGQRIGFCCMCTLLVAAFTSVVYERVYGDIRLCLMFQLVLPLAIAAVAFLYPSNYTHSRYWFSSIGIYLLAKFEAVSDRKLYRANNYVISGHSLEHLCLALIPFLLSVMLVYRERKFKRLGDVKDQL, from the exons ATGAATGGACTAGGTTGTCATTTTCTGATGATTCTCTCTTGTGTTCTACCAAACCGATACCAAGAAACAGAAACCGAAACAAGCACCAGCAACAACAAACACATAGCAAAAAAACACAGAAAACAGACAGAGAAAAACATGATGCGTTTGAGTTGGAGTTGTTTATCACTTTCGaaccaacaacaacaattcagaaGATTCAAGATAACAACTCATCGTCTTTTTGCTGTTACATTTCTCTTCTCCATCTCCTTCTTTCTTTTCTCTCCCCAAATTCCACGCTCTCTCAAGTACCACCAATTTGCTGACTTGCGCAATTTTATCG GAGTCCCCAATACGGTGAATGTGATCACAAATTTCCCATTTTTAGTTGTGGGTGTTCTTGGCTTAGTTCTCACTCTTGAAGGAGGTTTTTTTACCATAAG TTCTCAAGCAGAGACATGGGCTTGGATACTATTCTATGTTGGAATTACAGGGGTGGCTTTTGGTTCTGTTTATTACCATTTGAAGCCTGATAACAATAGGGTCTTGTGGGACACTTTGCCG ATGATGGTGGCATATTCCTCACTTTTCTCTAGTTTGGTAGTCGAGAGAATTGGTCAGCGGATTGGGTTTTGTTGTATGTGTACCCTCCTTGTTGCAGCCTTTACCAGCGTAGTTTATGAACG AGTTTACGGGGATATTCGGCTCTGCTTGATGTTCCAGTTAGTTCTTCCTTTAGCTATTGCAGCAGTAGCATTTTTGTATCCCTCCAACTATACTCACTCAAGATATTGGTTTTCATCAATAG GAATTTATCTGCTAGCAAAATTTGAAGCTGTTTCGGACAGGAAACTCTATCGCGCAAATAACTACGTTATCAGCGGGCACTCTTTGGAACACTTGTGCTTAGCGCTTATCCCGTTTCTACTTAGTGTGATGCTCGTCTATAGGGAACGCAAGTTCAAAAg ATTAGGAGATGTTAAAGATCAGCTTTGA
- the LOC131596400 gene encoding pathogen-associated molecular patterns-induced protein A70-like — MLEQSLSSSPTFWASLYSWFTPTVFFLLLQLVIATIYITSTLANATQKHHHHQQQQDPNFPQQQQQQLFRSPSVLQRLKSINLYSYQNYRSQHEEHHTPQPQTQTTYENEIHVPQGQLARSPSVLQRLKSINLYSYFPTQPFTSKLETTTHEKHHVEVKETEEDDVLGEIKDNLGGLEEEGHHVSLEEVFMKLQGQGGNFARTHSDTKPDSGEVPVKLSRKMKKSASSKSAFSHFKEDDIVESRRPATVKEAKPVAMDEDELVDSKADDFINKFKQQLKLQRIDSIMRYKDMVNKGISK, encoded by the coding sequence ATGTTGGAACAATCACTATCATCCTCACCAACATTCTGGGCCAGTCTCTACAGCTGGTTCACCCCCACTGTCTTCTTCCTCCTCCTCCAACTTGTCATAGCCACCATTTACATCACTTCCACCCTTGCAAATGCCACCCAAAAACACCACCAtcaccaacaacaacaagatcCCAACtttccacaacaacaacaacaacaactctttAGATCTCCTTCTGTTTTACAAAGACTCAAATCCATCAACCTTTACTCTTACCAAAACTATAGATCCCAACATGAAGAACATCACACCCCACAACCTCAAACTCAAACAACCTACGAAAACGAAATCCATGTCCCTCAAGGACAACTCGCTAGATCTCCCTCTGTCTTGCAGAGACTCAAATCCATCAACCTTTATAGCTACTTCCCTACTCAACCCTTCACTTCAAAACTCGAAACCACCACTCACGAGAAACATCACGTGGAAGTTAAGGAGACAGAAGAAGACGATGTTTTGGGAGAGATAAAAGACAACCTCGGAGGACTCGAGGAAGAGGGTCATCATGTTTCTTTGGAAGAGGTTTTCATGAAACTGCAGGGGCAAGGAGGTAATTTCGCAAGAACGCATTCCGACACAAAGCCGGATTCAGGGGAGGTTCCGGTGAAGCTGTCGAGGAAGATGAAGAAATCTGCTAGCAGTAAATCTGCGTTTTCTCATTTCAAGGAAGATGACATTGTGGAGAGCCGCCGGCCGGCCACCGTGAAGGAGGCTAAACCGGTTGCTATGGATGAGGACGAGTTGGTTGATTCTAAGGCGGATGATTTCATCAACAAGTTCAAACAACAGTTGAAGTTGCAGAGGATTGATTCAATTATGAGGTATAAGGATATGGTTAACAAAGGAATTAGCaagtaa
- the LOC131598532 gene encoding uncharacterized protein LOC131598532 yields MVITFTDAQKENFKTEFLEKYFLAYIRSKKEIEFPKLKQGNMSVAYYVSKFEDLSRFYRRYNWVGDKISKCIEFESGLRPEIKQFIRYQEICQFSALVIKCIIYDENICVCTHYKSMNEKKENNQNLRNPYGAPADKGK; encoded by the exons ATGGTAATAACTTTCACAGATGCGCAGAAG GAGAATTTCAAGACTGAGTTTCTTGAGAAGTACTTTCTTGCTTACATTCGTAGCAAAAAGGAGATTGAGTTCCCTAAGCTAAAACAAGGAAACATGAGTGTTGCTTATTATGTTTCAAAGTTTGAGGATTTATCTAGGTTCTATCGGCGTTACAATTGGGTAGGAGATAAGATTTCTAAGTGTATCGAGTTTGAGAGTGGCTTGCGTCCAGAGATCAAGCAATTCATCAGGTACCAGGAGATTTGTCAGTTCTCTGCATTGGTTATTAAGTGCATAATATACGATGAAAACATTTGTGTTTGTACTCACTATAAAAGCATGAatgagaagaaagaaaataaccAAAATCTTAGGAACCCGTATGGTGCTCCAGCTGACAAAGGGAAATAG
- the LOC131596399 gene encoding uncharacterized protein LOC131596399 isoform X3 yields MNGLGCHFLMILSCVLPNRYQETETETSTSNNKHIAKKHRKQTEKNMMRLSWSCLSLSNQQQQFRRFKITTHRLFAVTFLFSISFFLFSPQIPRSLKYHQFADLRNFIGVPNTVNVITNFPFLVVGVLGLVLTLEGGFFTISSQAETWAWILFYVGITGVAFGSVYYHLKPDNNRVLWDTLPMMVAYSSLFSSLVVERIGQRIGFCCMCTLLVAAFTSVVYERWLQSLRGYSALLDVPVSSSFSYCSSSIFVSLQLYSLKILVFINRNLSASKI; encoded by the exons ATGAATGGACTAGGTTGTCATTTTCTGATGATTCTCTCTTGTGTTCTACCAAACCGATACCAAGAAACAGAAACCGAAACAAGCACCAGCAACAACAAACACATAGCAAAAAAACACAGAAAACAGACAGAGAAAAACATGATGCGTTTGAGTTGGAGTTGTTTATCACTTTCGaaccaacaacaacaattcagaaGATTCAAGATAACAACTCATCGTCTTTTTGCTGTTACATTTCTCTTCTCCATCTCCTTCTTTCTTTTCTCTCCCCAAATTCCACGCTCTCTCAAGTACCACCAATTTGCTGACTTGCGCAATTTTATCG GAGTCCCCAATACGGTGAATGTGATCACAAATTTCCCATTTTTAGTTGTGGGTGTTCTTGGCTTAGTTCTCACTCTTGAAGGAGGTTTTTTTACCATAAG TTCTCAAGCAGAGACATGGGCTTGGATACTATTCTATGTTGGAATTACAGGGGTGGCTTTTGGTTCTGTTTATTACCATTTGAAGCCTGATAACAATAGGGTCTTGTGGGACACTTTGCCG ATGATGGTGGCATATTCCTCACTTTTCTCTAGTTTGGTAGTCGAGAGAATTGGTCAGCGGATTGGGTTTTGTTGTATGTGTACCCTCCTTGTTGCAGCCTTTACCAGCGTAGTTTATGAACG TTGGTTGCAGAGTTTACGGGGATATTCGGCTCTGCTTGATGTTCCAGTTAGTTCTTCCTTTAGCTATTGCAGCAGTAGCATTTTTGTATCCCTCCAACTATACTCACTCAAGATATTGGTTTTCATCAATAG GAATTTATCTGCTAGCAAAATTTGA
- the LOC131596399 gene encoding uncharacterized protein LOC131596399 isoform X4 has translation MNGLGCHFLMILSCVLPNRYQETETETSTSNNKHIAKKHRKQTEKNMMRLSWSCLSLSNQQQQFRRFKITTHRLFAVTFLFSISFFLFSPQIPRSLKYHQFADLRNFIGVPNTVNVITNFPFLVVGVLGLVLTLEGGFFTISSQAETWAWILFYVGITGVAFGSVYYHLKPDNNRVLWDTLPMMVAYSSLFSSLVVERIGQRIGFCCMCTLLVAAFTSVVYERVYGDIRLCLMFQLVLPLAIAAVAFLYPSNYTHSRYWFSSIAQEFIC, from the exons ATGAATGGACTAGGTTGTCATTTTCTGATGATTCTCTCTTGTGTTCTACCAAACCGATACCAAGAAACAGAAACCGAAACAAGCACCAGCAACAACAAACACATAGCAAAAAAACACAGAAAACAGACAGAGAAAAACATGATGCGTTTGAGTTGGAGTTGTTTATCACTTTCGaaccaacaacaacaattcagaaGATTCAAGATAACAACTCATCGTCTTTTTGCTGTTACATTTCTCTTCTCCATCTCCTTCTTTCTTTTCTCTCCCCAAATTCCACGCTCTCTCAAGTACCACCAATTTGCTGACTTGCGCAATTTTATCG GAGTCCCCAATACGGTGAATGTGATCACAAATTTCCCATTTTTAGTTGTGGGTGTTCTTGGCTTAGTTCTCACTCTTGAAGGAGGTTTTTTTACCATAAG TTCTCAAGCAGAGACATGGGCTTGGATACTATTCTATGTTGGAATTACAGGGGTGGCTTTTGGTTCTGTTTATTACCATTTGAAGCCTGATAACAATAGGGTCTTGTGGGACACTTTGCCG ATGATGGTGGCATATTCCTCACTTTTCTCTAGTTTGGTAGTCGAGAGAATTGGTCAGCGGATTGGGTTTTGTTGTATGTGTACCCTCCTTGTTGCAGCCTTTACCAGCGTAGTTTATGAACG AGTTTACGGGGATATTCGGCTCTGCTTGATGTTCCAGTTAGTTCTTCCTTTAGCTATTGCAGCAGTAGCATTTTTGTATCCCTCCAACTATACTCACTCAAGATATTGGTTTTCATCAATAG CGCAGGAATTTATCTGCTAG